From the Enterobacter pseudoroggenkampii genome, the window TGGTCAGCGCGCATATGTACTTCTATGACATGTTTTATCAGAAAGGGGAGACGCCTTTCCTTAACTGGTGTGAACAACACGGCGCGAAACAGTTAGCCGATGGACTGGGAATGCTGGTGGGTCAGGCTGCGCATGCGGTGCTGCTCTGGCACGGCGTGTTGCCTGCGGTCGAACCTGTCATTGAAAAGTTAAAGCAGGAACTTTCGGCGTGAACCAGGCTATTCATTTCCCGGACAGAGAGAGCTGGGATGAGAGTAAACAAGCGGTTTGTTTTCCGGTGCTGGTGCAGGGTATGCAACTTACTTGTGCCATTCATGGGGAAACGCTGCTGCGTCGTTTTGGCGGTTCAAACCCGATAGCGGTATTTTGCGAAAATCGCTGGGATCTGGAAGAGGAAGCCAGCGATTTAATCCGCGAACAGCAGGAAGACGATCAGGGCTGGGTTTGGTTGTCCTGATCCAGATACTCATTCTTCCACGTAACGTAGTTGTTCGCTGAGTATTTTAACCCTTCGATCTCTGCCTCCTTCAGGGGGCGGATCTGTTTTACCGGGCTTCCTAGATAGAGATAGCCGCTCTCCAGCCGTTTGT encodes:
- a CDS encoding DUF1488 domain-containing protein, coding for MNQAIHFPDRESWDESKQAVCFPVLVQGMQLTCAIHGETLLRRFGGSNPIAVFCENRWDLEEEASDLIREQQEDDQGWVWLS